Proteins co-encoded in one bacterium genomic window:
- a CDS encoding DUF4292 domain-containing protein, which produces MRMNSRQGRLFVRRILLLIALTTAVALMAGCRAERTFHSPYDIEDQPRTLERGTIAEVHALMRERAVDHPTLWSGGKIVISVQGERKKQWFDMTLLFRSPDAIRLRGSRIPIGTLFEVIMNGDSAWVYLNREKELYAGQRADLSKVSGVTGALSLQDMMAAILVNQDLLRRLDEGGRWTVLPTQKDVLLAKSIEDGRQLIWRLRRSDGLVREVVLRGPQDRIEMRVSYWDYALESDATEPLPEEFVIGLYEDQLNFDVEIDKYKINPALVDAVFLPPKAEKVFPMEMLSQRDAIETDE; this is translated from the coding sequence ATGAGGATGAATTCCCGCCAAGGACGCCTGTTTGTGCGCCGAATCCTGCTTCTGATTGCTCTCACGACGGCTGTGGCTTTGATGGCTGGCTGTCGGGCAGAGCGGACATTCCATTCGCCGTATGATATTGAAGACCAGCCGCGTACGCTGGAGCGTGGGACGATTGCGGAGGTGCATGCCCTCATGCGCGAACGTGCAGTCGATCATCCGACGCTCTGGTCTGGCGGCAAGATTGTGATCAGCGTGCAGGGCGAACGGAAGAAGCAGTGGTTTGACATGACGCTGCTGTTCCGATCGCCGGACGCGATTCGCTTGCGGGGTTCCCGCATACCGATCGGGACGTTGTTCGAAGTGATCATGAATGGCGATTCGGCGTGGGTGTATCTGAACCGAGAGAAAGAACTCTACGCCGGTCAGCGGGCCGACCTGAGCAAGGTGTCCGGCGTTACCGGCGCCCTTTCGCTGCAGGATATGATGGCGGCAATTCTTGTGAATCAGGACTTGCTGCGTCGTCTGGACGAAGGCGGACGCTGGACGGTGTTGCCGACGCAAAAGGATGTGCTGCTGGCGAAGTCGATCGAGGACGGGCGCCAATTGATCTGGCGTCTCCGTCGCAGCGATGGGCTGGTTCGCGAAGTCGTTCTGCGCGGTCCGCAAGATCGAATCGAGATGCGCGTCTCTTACTGGGACTATGCTCTCGAATCCGATGCGACGGAGCCATTGCCCGAGGAATTTGTGATCGGCCTTTATGAGGACCAGTTGAACTTCGACGTGGAGATCGACAAGTACAAGATCAATCCAGCGCTGGTCGATGCCGTGTTCCTGCCGCCGAAGGCAGAGAAGGTCTTCCCGATGGAGATGTTGAGCCAGCGGGATGCAATCGAAACCGATGAGTGA
- a CDS encoding putative molybdenum carrier protein has translation MSGSSHSLPIRIVSGGQTGVDRAALDVALELGIPCGGWCPKGRCAEDGPLPERYPLHETPSEEYAQRTEWNVRDSGGTLILARGELTGGTALTVELARRYDRPCLVMDLSADWALNEVCAWIEENEIHTLNIAGPRESGQPGIADQAMRFLRLLLA, from the coding sequence ATGAGCGGTTCGTCCCACAGTCTACCGATCAGAATCGTCTCCGGCGGCCAGACCGGCGTGGACCGCGCGGCGCTGGATGTGGCGTTGGAGTTGGGCATCCCCTGTGGCGGGTGGTGCCCGAAGGGACGGTGCGCGGAGGATGGGCCGCTACCGGAGCGATATCCCCTGCACGAAACTCCGTCTGAGGAGTACGCTCAACGCACGGAATGGAACGTGCGCGATTCCGGCGGGACACTGATTCTGGCGCGGGGGGAATTGACCGGTGGGACGGCCCTGACCGTAGAACTGGCGAGGCGCTATGATCGCCCCTGCCTAGTCATGGATCTTTCGGCTGATTGGGCGTTGAACGAAGTATGCGCCTGGATCGAGGAGAATGAGATCCATACCCTGAATATCGCAGGCCCACGTGAATCCGGGCAGCCCGGAATCGCGGATCAAGCGATGCGCTTTCTGCGCCTTCTCCTGGCATAA